TGGAGGATAACTCCAGAAAAAATCGCTGGCAAGCATAAAGTCGTCATTGGCATGATTGGCGATACGGCGGATCTCGACCCGCTACTGGTGCAAGAAGTAAGTCCTTGGATAGAACAAGTTCTGCGAGTCGAAAAACCCTTCAAGCGAGTCAGCCGAGAATATCGTCACGGCGAGGCGAGTGAAGTTACTGTGTCTACGCCCAACGGTGCTGTTACCTTTGGGGAGAATCAACCCGTTGTACTAATAGCTGGTCCCTGCTCGGTAGAAAACGAGACGATGATTGTAGAAACGGCACAGCGAGTCAAGGCAGCAGGAGCTAAGTTCCTTCGCGGTGGAGCTTACAAGCCTCGTACGTCGCCTTACTCCTTCCAGGGTCACGGCGAAAGTGCCTTGGCATTACTGGCTGCAGCGCGAGAAGCGACGGGACTGGGAATAATTACCGAGGTAATGGATACAGCCGATCTCGACAAGGTCGCAGAGATAGCCGACATTCTGCAAATTGGTGCCAGAAATATGCAGAACTTCTCGCTACTTAAAAAGGTAGGAGCGCAAGATAAACCAGTAATGCTCAAGCGCGGTATGGCTGCCACCATCGATGACTGGCTGATGGCTGCTGAATACATTCTGGCTGCTGGTAATACCAACGTCATTTTATGCGAGCGCGGTATTCGCACTTTCGATCGCAGCTATACTCGCAATACTTTAGATCTTTCTGTCGTGCCAGTACTGCGCTCTTTAACTCACCTGCCAATCGCGATCGATCCCAGCCACGGTACGGGGGTATGTGCGTTAGTTCCGACGATGGCAAAAGGGGCGATCGCTGTGGGAACAGATGCTCTGATGATTGAGGTTCACCCCAACCCTGCTAAAGCTCTGTCTGACGGACCCCAATGTCTGACTCCCGAACGCTTCGAGCGTCTGTCTCAGGAACTGGCTATTGTTGCTAAAGCGGTAGGTCGCTGGCAACAACCTGCCATAGCGCATGTTTAATATTTTTGAGCAATTAATTATTAGCGAACAGTTATCAGCGAGCAGTAAATTGTTCCCTGCTACTTGTTTTCTGTCAATTGTTCGGTGCTCATTGTTCACTGTTCAAAAGAGGTAATTTCAGTGTCAGAAACTCTAGAGCAAATCGATCGCAAATTGATCGAGCTGCTGGGCAAAAGAATTTCTTGTTTATCGCGTTCTCAACAGAATGATTGTGGCAATCGCGTAGAGATTGCTAGTTTGCTCGCTCGATCTGGCATTCCTGAATTTGTTTGGCAAAACCTAACCATCAACTGTGCTGCCGCTAGCACTGCTACCTCTTCGTCTCTTCCCATCAAACAACGGCGAGTGACAGTAATTGGCGGAGGCGGTCAGATGGGACGCTTTTTCGTCGAGCAGCTATCATCGTCAGGTCATCATGTAGATATTCTCGGACGGCATGATTGGGGCAATGCTCGACAGCTATTAGGAAAAGCAGACTTAGTTATAGTTAGTGTTCCTATAGAACAGACAGTATCGATTATCGAACAAACGGCTCGATACCTTAATAATTCCACTGTACTGGCAGACGTTACCAGTATTAAAACGCCCATAGTACAGGCAATGCTCGATCGCCACCCAGGTCCAGTACTTGGCTTGCATCCCATGTTCGGTCCGAGAACTGACTCATTTTTATCGCAAAATGTGGTGGTTTGTCCCAGTCGGCAGCAGCAAGCCTATCAGTGGTTTTTAGATTTTATTGTCAATAGAGGTGGCAAACTAATCTGGTGTACGCCCCAAGAACACGACCGAATGATGGCAATTGTGCAGGCAGTCAGACACTTTTCTACCTTTAGCCTTGGTGCTTTCTTAGCAGAAGAAGGAATCGATCTGTCTCGTACTTTAAAATTTGCTAGCCCACTCTATCGAATGCAGCTCGATCTAGTTGGTCGCTTGTTTACTCAGGATGCATCCCTGTATCTGAATGTGATGTTACCAGGAGAGCGTCCCCAAGTAATTAATCGATTAGCCGCTACCTACAACCGCCTGGCGGAACTAGTAGAAAAAAGCGATCGCGCTGCTTTAACTAGAGAGTTTGAGGTTGCCTGTAGTTTCTTCGAGCAAGAAACCTGTCGCGCTTTAGAGGAAAGTAACTATATGATTGATAGTTTGAGCCGTCTTTTAGCTGCCAACGAAACTGTAGCAAAAGCGGATAAAGCTTTATTAGATGAACGGAATTCTATTTTTCCTGCCGCTAGTTGAAAAATTTATCTATCGGCATCTATATAAGTCTTTTGCATAATGCCAACAGACATTGTTTGTGTAAAGGATGAGAGACAATAATATTATTTCTGAAGCTGTATTTAGAGTAGTTTTCAACAACGTATTTGAATATGCAGAACCTGCGTTGCTTTTGAAGATATGGCTTTTCAAAGCAATATCTTCACGCTATTTTAATTTCCTAGCACTTCGTACTAAATCTGATTGGCAAAACATACTTTTTAGTGAGAGTTTTTTATTTGGCTTTAACGCCTCTTTATTTTACTTCTTTAATTCTGCCTTGTTTTTAGGTTTGAGTTGTTGTATCTAAAAAAGATTTAGTATCACTAGTAAATGTAAACTTGTCTTTTAATAACCTTAAAATATGCTTATAATTTAAAGTTGCTAGCTGCCGATCTGATGTGTATCTAAATTTCCTATTTTTAAGTTGGCAGTTCTTTGCGTCCGTCGGTGTTGCGTTGAAGCAGTCCGGACTTCGTTCGCTTGGATGCCAGACTGCAGTTTCGCGCTTTCTAGCCAAGCTTCGATGTCGCCACTTCCTTGAAGTGCGGCGAAGACAAGGACATGGCGAATTCATTTCGCCACCGTAAGTTGTCCGCTTGCTTTGAGGTGGGGGTTACAGGCTTTTGAAATCACAAAGTTTGCGGCGCATTAGCGTCAAGTTTCAAAAGACAGCCTCTTGGCTTCTTGCGGAGGAAACCAAACGATCCTCGTGACGCTAGTACAGGGACTATCGCCCCAAGCCATCGAAGACGGCTCGTGCAGTAACTGCTGTTGGCGTATCCTTATAGAAAAAGAAAAGTACCCTTTAGGGGGTCTGACCCCTCTTCTCACTCAGTCTCAACTAGTAAATTAAAGGCGCAATAGCCTATACAGTTGCCTGGGTAAAGAGTTATTAACCTCTAAACACTTGATTTGTAAATTTTTTTTACTAAAATTTTATAATCTTAAAATTGTGTAAGCTGTTTGGGAAATATTAAGACTATATGTAAGACTATATGCAATCTTTAACTATTACAAACATGAAACGGGTTGGTGCAGAAAATGATTTTGATAATTTATATACGTTAGAGCAAATGGTTTCAGCCAATTCTGGCTGGAAGGTCGTTTACAACATAAACGAAAAATACTTTATTGAAGATATTATAGCCTACGCACTAATTAGAAACGGTTCTTATTGCGAATTAATTCCTCTCACTCCCCAAGAATTACATCTCTCTCAGTCTCTACAAGAATATGTCTTAAAGGATGGCTATGTTGGTTTGATTACTCCTGATAACGAGTTAGTAGTCAACGAACATACTGTGGAGGATATTAAACATCTAAACGTTCGAGCTATTAAAGAAGCCTTGAAAAAAAACAGAGTTAAATTGGATTAATTTAAGTCTTAGGTTTTCAATTCTGCCTAGTACCTCTTTTCATCTAACGCTTATGATGT
This region of Myxosarcina sp. GI1 genomic DNA includes:
- the aroF gene encoding 3-deoxy-7-phosphoheptulonate synthase, with protein sequence MIVVVKSGTPEQEINRICLELSTTWRITPEKIAGKHKVVIGMIGDTADLDPLLVQEVSPWIEQVLRVEKPFKRVSREYRHGEASEVTVSTPNGAVTFGENQPVVLIAGPCSVENETMIVETAQRVKAAGAKFLRGGAYKPRTSPYSFQGHGESALALLAAAREATGLGIITEVMDTADLDKVAEIADILQIGARNMQNFSLLKKVGAQDKPVMLKRGMAATIDDWLMAAEYILAAGNTNVILCERGIRTFDRSYTRNTLDLSVVPVLRSLTHLPIAIDPSHGTGVCALVPTMAKGAIAVGTDALMIEVHPNPAKALSDGPQCLTPERFERLSQELAIVAKAVGRWQQPAIAHV
- the tyrA gene encoding bifunctional chorismate mutase/prephenate dehydrogenase, which translates into the protein MSETLEQIDRKLIELLGKRISCLSRSQQNDCGNRVEIASLLARSGIPEFVWQNLTINCAAASTATSSSLPIKQRRVTVIGGGGQMGRFFVEQLSSSGHHVDILGRHDWGNARQLLGKADLVIVSVPIEQTVSIIEQTARYLNNSTVLADVTSIKTPIVQAMLDRHPGPVLGLHPMFGPRTDSFLSQNVVVCPSRQQQAYQWFLDFIVNRGGKLIWCTPQEHDRMMAIVQAVRHFSTFSLGAFLAEEGIDLSRTLKFASPLYRMQLDLVGRLFTQDASLYLNVMLPGERPQVINRLAATYNRLAELVEKSDRAALTREFEVACSFFEQETCRALEESNYMIDSLSRLLAANETVAKADKALLDERNSIFPAAS